TATACACGGGGGTATCGCTGTTACACAGCTCCAGGGTGTAGCAAGCGTTTTGCACGCCCTGATCCACCGGCACATTGCCGGCAACAACGGTTACGGCTTCTATATGATACAACGGATTTTTTGCTGCCATCACCAGCGCCACAGCATCATCTGACGCTGTATCCGTATCTATCAATAGTCTTTTTTTCATACCATCGTATGTGTTTTGATTCGTCCGTAACCGATTGTCAACCTTGCCGTATAGCCAGTAAAGCTATTAAATTCGTACGTTTCAATTTCCATAAACGAACCATTGAAGCCCATGCCTGCCACTGAACGCAATTGGAAATCAACCACCAAAAAGATTTTGAACAATGGCTACCTGTCTTTTGGCGCAGGCCTGGTTGTTGGATTGTTCATCGATAACTGGACGCTTGTGCTGGTTATTGCGGCCGTGATCTGGGGTGTGCAGTGGTATACGAAGCAAAAAGACGAAGATGCAGCGGAGCCTGTAAGCTAACGGAGACGGGCGTCGAAGGTGGGGTTGTTGTGATTTCGGTTTGTTGTGATTTCGGGAACTGCACACTTGCCGGGCATTTCGCCCTCACTCCTCACTCCTCACTCCTCACTCCTCACTCCTAAAACCCCGGTTAAAACGAAGCAAGCGCTTTTCCTTCTTCTGTCCTAAATTAGGGCACGATCACAAGAACACGGAAAACATTGCATCACATGACAACCACGCCGGCTGTAAACGAAAAACACCGCATCCAAACCAAACAGCTTGAGGTATCTCCCAGGCTGCTCCTTGGCCCCGGACCCTCCAACGCCCATCCACGCGTATTGCAAGCGCTGAGTATGCGGCAAGTAGGCCATCTCGATCCTGAGTTTATAGCCATCATGAACGAAGTGCAGGAAATGCTGCGCTATGTATGGCAAACAGAGAATCAACTAACCATTCCAGTAAGCGGCACAGGGAGTGCAGCGATGGAAGCGACTGTGGCGAATACCGTAGAGCCCGGCGACAGTGTGCTTGTAGGATGTAATGGGTATTTTGGCGAACGGCTTTGTGATATGGCCGGCCGATATGGCGCTGAAGTGCATCGCCTCGAAAAAGGCTGGGGCCACGCATTCGATCTGGATGAAATCCGGAAAGGCATGGAAGCACACCGTCCGGCTGTGCTCATGCTTGTGCATGCAGAAACTTCAACAGGTGCGCGTCAGCCGCTCGAAGGAGTAGCGGATTTGTGTAAGGAGTTTGATTGCCTGCTGTTAATTGACTCTGTAACCAGCCTTGGTGGCGTGCCCCTTTTCCTCGATGAATGGGGGGTAGATGCTGCTTACAGTGGCACCCAGAAGTGTTTGAGTTGCCCGCCAGGACTCTCGCCGTTCACCCTCGGGCCCCGTGCTGTCAAAAAGCTGCAGAACAGAAAATCAAAGGTCCCCAACTGGTACCTTGACATGTCGCTGGTATCCAAGTATTGGGGCGATAGCCGTACGTACCACCATACAGCACCAATCAACATGAACTACGGCTTTCGTGAAGCCTTACGATTGATCACGGAAGAGAGCCTCGAAGCCCGTTGGGCGCGCCACCAGCAGAATGCTGAACGCTTCTGGCAAGGGCTGGAAGCCATGGGGATGTCTTGCCACGTAGACCACGAAATCCGCCTGCCGAGCCTTACAACAGTCCGTGTACCGGATGGTGTGGACGCCAAGGCAATTGCCAGAAAGCTGCTTCTTGAGCAAAACATCGAAATTGCTGGCGGACTCGGCCAGCTTGCCGGCAAGGTGTGGCGCGTTGGGCTTATGGGATACAACAGCCGGCCTGATAATGTTGATCGTCTGCTTGCAGCACTGGCGCGGGCATTGAATAGGTAACCTGTCCGCCTTTCCCGCTCTGTGTCAACCCCTGAACCCTCGTAAGCCATGCAGCAACCTCCCTCTTCGTTGCCAGATTTCCTGGCTGATCTGCGTAAACAGGTCAACGGTGCCCTTCGCACCGATACGTATAGCAAAGTGTTGTACAGTACGGATGCCAGCATCTACCAGGTGATGCCGCACGGTGTGCTGGTGCCCGAGCATGTTGAGCACGTACATGCTGCAGTGGAGCTTGCTGCCAAATACGACATCCCGTTGTTGCCGCGGACGGCCGGCAGCAGCCTCGCCGGCCAGGCGGTCAACGAGGCAGTTGTCATCGACTTCTCCAAACACATCAACAACATCGTTGAAGTGAATGAAGAAGAGCAATGGGTACAAGTGCAACCCGGGATTGTGCTGGATGAACTGAACATCCATCTTCAGCAGTATGGTTTGCAGTTTGGCCCTGACCCGGCAAGTAGCAACCGGGCCGCCATGGGTGGGATTGTCTCGAACAACTCGACGGGCAGTCACTCCATCATGTACGGCATGACCACCGATCATGTGATGGCGATGGATGTGATTTTGGCGGACGGTGCCCAGGCGCACTTTGGTCCGCTCTCTGATGCTGAACTCCAGCAGCGATGTGAGCGATCCGGACTTGAAGGCAAGATCTATCAGCAGATGACGGCGATGGTGGCTGACCCCGCCAACGAAGAAATCATCCGTACCGGCACACCAAGGCACTGGCGCCGTTGTGGGGGCTACAACCTCGATCGCCTCATTCAGGGCGGGGTATCGTTCAAATACCCGCAGCGCGATGATCGATTTAATCTGGCCAAAGTTGTCTCCGGTGCTGAGGGTACCTTTGCAGTGATGACAGGCATCAAGTTGAATGTGGTGCGGAAGCCAACAAAAACAGCGCTGGCTATTGTGCACTTCGACAAATTATTCGAGGCGTTGCAAGCCGTGCCTGTAATTCTTGAAGTTGATCCTTCAGCTATTGAACTGCTAGACAACCTGGGGCTCACCCTGTGCAGGGAAGTGCCGGATTATGCGCGCTTGCTAGATTCCTTTATCGAAGGGTCCCCCAATAGCGTGTTAATCACTGAGTTTTATGGGGAAAGTGAGGCAGAACTCAAGTCAAAGATCGACCGGCTGAAAACGCACCTGAAGCAGCAAGGGGTGCCGAGCGGCGCTGTTGTGTCTGCGTTTGATGCTGACCATCAGGCCAAGGTCTGGAAGGTACGCAAAGTTGGTCTTGGATTGTTGATGAGCATCAAGGGCGACCATAAACCGATTCCTTTTATCGAGGACGCGGCTGTGCCCGTTGAACACCTGGCGGAGTACGTCACAAAAGTTGAGCAGTTTTGCAATGACCGCGGTAC
This sequence is a window from Bacteroidota bacterium. Protein-coding genes within it:
- a CDS encoding alanine--glyoxylate aminotransferase family protein; the encoded protein is MTTTPAVNEKHRIQTKQLEVSPRLLLGPGPSNAHPRVLQALSMRQVGHLDPEFIAIMNEVQEMLRYVWQTENQLTIPVSGTGSAAMEATVANTVEPGDSVLVGCNGYFGERLCDMAGRYGAEVHRLEKGWGHAFDLDEIRKGMEAHRPAVLMLVHAETSTGARQPLEGVADLCKEFDCLLLIDSVTSLGGVPLFLDEWGVDAAYSGTQKCLSCPPGLSPFTLGPRAVKKLQNRKSKVPNWYLDMSLVSKYWGDSRTYHHTAPINMNYGFREALRLITEESLEARWARHQQNAERFWQGLEAMGMSCHVDHEIRLPSLTTVRVPDGVDAKAIARKLLLEQNIEIAGGLGQLAGKVWRVGLMGYNSRPDNVDRLLAALARALNR